Proteins co-encoded in one Dokdonella sp. genomic window:
- a CDS encoding thioredoxin-like domain-containing protein: METRLPAPEFPAGLEWVNVSEPPMLAGLRGRVVLLWFWTCDSANCWNLLPDLAWLESRHHDGLTVIGIHTPKYPQHHDAGAVLKAVNRLGIRHAVASDPEFVLWQRYAIDAWPTAVLIDAEGLIAEVVPGEGRRRDLDQWITRLLDEAAERDLREYGPAMPASRPEPRMPLAFPGKLLVADNVLFVADSGHHRVLECTHEGRILRQFGSGDPGFWDGRNSECGFNDPQGMAIRDDMLYVADRGNHAVRRIRLYGGEVETVLGTGHPGRERPRDAEALQTPIGLPTDLAMVADSLYVASAAQNQIWQLDPARGRVGMFAGSGQLGLEDGHGLDAAFGQPSGLAASGLQLLVADAATSAIRLVRLSDARVTTFVGVGPWEFGDAAGGRDTARLQNPLAVALDPRGIVFIADSYNHRIKALSMKTGVLRPLNINYRFNEPGGLAVGGGALWVANTNVHEVVRIDLASGAGKRVAVGE, from the coding sequence ATGGAAACGCGCTTGCCGGCACCGGAGTTCCCGGCTGGGCTGGAATGGGTCAACGTCAGCGAGCCACCGATGCTCGCCGGCCTGCGCGGGCGTGTGGTTCTGCTTTGGTTCTGGACCTGCGACAGTGCCAATTGCTGGAACCTGCTGCCTGATCTTGCCTGGCTCGAAAGCCGTCATCACGATGGCCTCACCGTCATTGGCATCCATACACCGAAGTATCCGCAGCACCATGACGCGGGCGCCGTGCTGAAGGCGGTCAACCGCCTTGGCATTCGCCATGCGGTAGCCAGCGATCCGGAATTCGTCCTGTGGCAGCGCTATGCGATCGACGCCTGGCCGACCGCCGTGTTGATCGATGCAGAAGGCCTAATCGCCGAGGTCGTCCCCGGCGAGGGGCGCCGCCGCGATCTCGACCAATGGATCACACGTTTGCTCGACGAGGCGGCCGAGCGCGACCTGCGCGAGTATGGACCGGCGATGCCGGCGTCCCGACCCGAACCGCGCATGCCATTGGCCTTCCCGGGCAAGCTGCTGGTGGCCGACAACGTTCTGTTCGTCGCCGACAGTGGCCATCACCGCGTGCTCGAATGCACGCACGAGGGCCGCATCCTGCGCCAGTTCGGTTCGGGTGATCCCGGTTTCTGGGACGGACGCAACAGCGAGTGCGGCTTCAACGATCCGCAGGGCATGGCGATCCGCGACGACATGCTCTACGTCGCCGACCGCGGGAACCATGCCGTGCGCCGCATCCGACTCTATGGCGGCGAGGTCGAGACCGTGCTCGGTACCGGACACCCGGGCCGCGAGCGCCCACGCGATGCCGAGGCGTTGCAGACGCCGATCGGCCTGCCGACCGACCTGGCCATGGTCGCCGATTCGCTCTACGTGGCCTCGGCTGCGCAGAACCAGATCTGGCAGCTCGACCCGGCGCGAGGACGTGTCGGCATGTTCGCCGGCAGCGGCCAGCTCGGCCTCGAGGACGGCCATGGCCTCGATGCGGCCTTCGGCCAGCCGAGCGGGCTCGCCGCCAGCGGCCTGCAACTGCTCGTCGCCGACGCGGCGACCTCGGCGATCCGCCTCGTACGTCTATCCGACGCACGGGTGACGACCTTTGTCGGGGTGGGCCCCTGGGAGTTCGGCGATGCTGCCGGTGGTCGCGACACCGCACGTTTGCAGAACCCGCTTGCCGTCGCCCTTGATCCGCGCGGCATCGTTTTCATTGCCGACAGCTACAACCACCGCATCAAGGCGCTCAGCATGAAAACCGGGGTGCTGCGTCCCCTCAACATCAACTACCGCTTCAACGAACCTGGCGGCCTTGCTGTCGGCGGCGGTGCGCTGTGGGTCGCCAATACGAATGTGCATGAGGTCGTGCGCATCGACCTTGCCAGCGGCGCCGGCAAGCGCGTGGCGGTCGGCGAGTAG